Proteins from a single region of Alphaproteobacteria bacterium LSUCC0719:
- a CDS encoding branched-chain amino acid ABC transporter permease encodes MATRNSTLVLCAIGFALLAFAPLGISSKFYLDILTLIFFTAYIGQSWNILGGYAGQFSFGGVMFFGTGAYASSILVNSFGVPAIIGVVVAILAGAVLALGVGYLSFRSGLRGSYFALITLAFAELLRVVANSLEITGGGVGLFLTYAPGLQNLQFKTPVGFYYFALILLAISIAIVIWLENSRFGAQLVAIRENEDAAEALGINTLRRKCQAIMIMGAMGGAAGTFYSQKYLYLDPPIAYSVHLSVEMLLVTIVGGMGTVFGPLIGSLVLHTVNEVTRNFIDTPGLSLIVYGIILIMIISYLPNGLIGLFKGRGSKKAGAAQGDGDA; translated from the coding sequence ATGGCAACGCGCAACTCCACTCTGGTCCTATGTGCCATAGGTTTCGCATTGCTTGCCTTTGCGCCGCTTGGCATTTCCAGCAAGTTCTATCTCGATATCCTGACGCTGATCTTCTTCACCGCCTATATCGGCCAGTCATGGAACATACTTGGCGGCTATGCCGGGCAATTCTCCTTTGGTGGCGTGATGTTCTTCGGCACTGGCGCCTATGCGTCATCAATCCTTGTGAATTCCTTTGGTGTGCCGGCGATCATCGGTGTTGTGGTTGCGATCCTTGCCGGCGCGGTGCTTGCGCTCGGTGTCGGCTATCTCAGTTTCCGTTCGGGCCTTCGGGGGTCCTATTTCGCGCTGATCACACTCGCCTTTGCCGAATTACTGCGGGTGGTCGCCAACTCGCTCGAGATTACCGGCGGTGGTGTCGGGCTGTTTCTGACCTATGCGCCAGGGCTGCAAAACCTGCAGTTCAAGACGCCTGTTGGTTTCTACTATTTCGCGCTGATCCTCTTGGCGATCTCCATCGCCATCGTGATCTGGCTGGAAAACTCCCGCTTTGGCGCGCAGCTGGTTGCCATTCGCGAGAATGAGGATGCGGCAGAAGCGCTTGGCATCAACACGCTTCGCCGAAAATGCCAGGCGATCATGATCATGGGCGCCATGGGTGGTGCAGCTGGAACATTCTATTCGCAGAAATACCTGTATCTCGACCCGCCGATCGCCTACAGCGTACACCTGTCTGTTGAAATGCTGCTGGTAACCATTGTTGGCGGCATGGGAACAGTATTTGGCCCGCTGATAGGGTCGCTGGTTCTGCATACCGTCAACGAAGTTACCCGTAATTTCATCGACACGCCGGGGCTGAGCCTGATCGTCTACGGTATCATCCTAATCATGATCATCAGCTATCTTCCTAACGGTCTGATAGGGCTGTTCAAAGGACGTGGCTCGAAGAAGGCGGGTGCCGCGCAGGGAGACGGCGATGCTTGA